One stretch of Prunus persica cultivar Lovell chromosome G1, Prunus_persica_NCBIv2, whole genome shotgun sequence DNA includes these proteins:
- the LOC18793293 gene encoding glutamate receptor 2.7, which produces MGKATNLFGSFFFLVCLSIEFSLVVRGQNRTTIPVNVGVVLDDLDSTNTKVRLSCINLGLSDFYTSRGSSTTRLALSIRDSREDVVDAAAAALDLIKNDQVQAILGPKSSMQANFVIELGDKAQVPIISFSATSPSLTSIRSSYFFRAAQNDSSQVKAISAVVQAFGWREAVPIYIDNEYGQGVIPYLVDALQEVQTRVPYRSAIPPEATDDQLVAELYKLMTMQTRVFIVHMLPSLGSRLFAKAQEMDMMDRDYVWIMASGMTNHLTTMNASVITYSLQGALGVRTYEPQTKELVDFRDRWKRQFQKDNPTIIDAELDVPALWAYDAAFALAMAVENVGTKNFGFEKANASTNSSTDLEYFGVSQNGPELCQSLSSTNFRGLSGDFSFVDGQLQNSIFELVNMIGNGAKTIGFWKPQSGLEKKLNLTNTNGPYSTSKSNLAPILWPGDSPSVPKGWEIPTNGKRLRVGVPVIDGFAEFVKVVPGPSANTTEVFGFCIDVFNAAMAGLPYAVTYDFIPFAKPDGTSAGSYDDLVQQVFLGNFYALAADTTIRANRSLYVDFTLPYTESGVVMVVPMKDGKSNAWIFLKPLTWDLWLTSLCFFIFIGFAVWVLEHRINEEFRGPPSHQIGTSFWFSFATMVFAQREKVVSNLARFVVIVWVFVVLILTQSYTASLTSLLTVKQLQPTFSNLGDLIKNKEYIGYFEGSFVRELLIQRGVDPNKLRPYKSSDECHELLTNRSANGGIAAAIDETPNMKLFLAKYCSKYTMIGPIFKTDGFGFVFPKGSPLVPDVSRAILNLTEGDVMKEIENKWFAGNATCSDTKPTISDSNSLGLDSFWGLFLIAGVSSSLSLIIFAASFCNRHWHMFMTTGASAWKRIKVMLRIFDQKDLSSHTFRKTDSQDGKYMYNAGSIATCVEASPNNNSTRPPSPESIGHSNPTNPHSPFFREGILPVVVGQ; this is translated from the exons ATGGGGAAAGCAACCAACCTCTTtggttctttcttcttccttgtttGTTTAAGCATTGAATTTTCCTTGGTTGTCAGGGGACAGAACAGAACAACAATCCCAGTGAATGTTGGTGTGGTTCTTGATGACCTTGAttcaacaaacacaaaagtTCGGTTGAGCTGCATCAACTTGGGCCTCTCAGACTTTTATACCTCTCGTGGTTCCTCTACAACTAGGCTGGCTTTAAGCATCAGAGACTCCAGAGAAGATGTTGTagatgctgctgctgcag CTTTAGACCTGATAAAGAATGATCAAGTACAAGCAATCCTAGGACCGAAATCATCGATGCAAGCCAACTTTGTAATTGAGCTTGGAGACAAAGCCCAAGTGCCCATAATCTCATTTTCAGCAACAAGTCCTTCCCTCACTTCCATTAGGAGTTCATATTTTTTCAGAGCTGCAcaaaatgactcttcccaagTCAAGGCCATAAGTGCTGTTGTCCAAGCCTTTGGATGGAGGGAAGCTGTCCCCATCTATATAGACAACGAGTATGGCCAGGGAGTCATACCCTACTTGGTAGACGCCTTGCAAGAAGTTCAAACTCGGGTCCCTTACCGAAGCGCCATACCTCCAGAGGCAACTGATGACCAACTTGTTGCAGAGCTTTACAAGCTAATGACCATGCAAACTAGAGTCTTCATCGTGCACATGTTGCCCTCTCTTGGCTCTCGCCTTTTCGCCAAGGCACAAGAGATGGATATGATGGATAGAGACTATGTTTGGATCATGGCTAGTGGAATGACCAATCATTTAACTACCATGAATGCTTCAGTCATca CTTa TTCACTGCAGGGCGCATTGGGTGTGAGGACCTATGAGCCACAAACAAAAGAGCTTGTCGATTTTAGAGATCGATGGAAAAGGCAATTCCAAAAGGACAATCCAACCATAATTGATGCTGAGTTAGATGTTCCTGCACTCTGGGCTTATGATGCTGCTTTTGCATTAGCCATGGCAGTTGAAAATGTTGGGACTAAAAACTTTGGCTTCGAAAAGGCGAATGCTTCAACCAACTCATCAACTGATCTTGAATATTTTGGGGTTTCCCAAAACGGTCCAGAACTTTGCCAATCCTTGTCAAGCACTAACTTTAGAGGCCTCTCTGGGGATTTCAGCTTTGTTGATGGGCAATTACAAAATTCCATTTTTGAATTGGTTAATATGATTGGGAATGGGGCAAAAACAATTGGGTTTTGGAAACCACAGAGTGGACTtgagaaaaaattgaatttgacaAACACAAATGGTCCATATTCAACCTCTAAATCTAATCTGGCACCTATTTTATGGCCAGGGGACTCTCCCTCTGTTCCCAAGGGATGGGAGATTCCCACAAACGGCAAAAGATTGAGAGTAGGAGTTCCTGTAATTGATGGTTTTGCTGAGTTTGTGAAGGTGGTGCCTGGTCCTAGCGCTAACACAACCGAAGTTTTCGGATTCTGTATCGACGTCTTCAATGCTGCAATGGCTGGATTACCATATGCTGTTACTTATGACTTCATTCCCTTTGCAAAGCCTGATGGCACAAGTGCTGGCAGCTACGATGATCTGGTCCAACAAGTTTTTCTCGGG AATTTCTATGCACTGGCCGCAGACACAACAATTAGAGCAAACAGGTCTTTGTATGTGGACTTCACATTGCCATACACAGAATCAGGGGTTGTGATGGTGGTGCCAATGAAAGACGGCAAGAGCAATGCATGGATTTTCTTGAAGCCTTTGACATGGGACCTCTGGCTCACAAGTTTGTGctttttcatcttcattgGTTTCGCTGTTTGGGTTCTTGAACACCGTATTAACGAAGAATTTCGTGGCCCTCCCTCCCACCAAATCGGCACAAGCTTTTGGTTCTCTTTCGCAACCATGGTTTTTGCACAGC gggagaagGTGGTTAGCAACTTGGCAAGGTTTGTGGTGATCGTGTGGGTGTTTGTAGTGCTGATACTGACTCAAAGTTACACAGCAAGTTTAACTTCACTGTTAACAGTTAAGCAACTTCAGCCAACTTTTTCCAATTTGGGCGATCTTATAAAGAACAAGGAGTATATCGGGTACTTCGAGGGATCTTTCGTCCGTGAGCTTCTGATCCAAAGGGGTGTTGATCCTAACAAGTTGAGGCCTTATAAATCTTCAGATGAATGCCATGAGCTTTTGACAAACAGGAGTGCAAACGGCGGCATTGCAGCCGCTATTGATGAAACCCCCAACATGAAGCTTTTTCTTGCAAAGTATTGCTCCAAATACACCATGATTGGCCCAATATTCAAAACTGATGGCTTTGGTTTT GTCTTCCCCAAAGGTTCACCTTTAGTACCAGACGTTTCGAGGGCGATTCTGAACTTGACTGAGGGAGACGTCAtgaaggaaattgaaaacaaatggTTTGCGGGGAATGCAACATGTTCAGATACAAAACCCACCATCTCAGATTCCAACAGTCTTGGCCTTGATAGCTTCTGGGGTCTCTTCCTCATTGCCGGGGTCTCTTCATCACTATCTCTCATCATATTTGCAGCCTCCTTCTGTAATAGGCATTGGCACATGTTCATGACAACAGGAGCTTCTGCATGGAAAAGAATCAAGGTGATGCTTAGAATCTTCGACCAAAAAGACCTCAGCTCCCATACTTTTAGAAAGACTGACTCTCAAGATGGAAAATACATGTACAATGCTGGCAGTATAGCTACATGTGTCGAGGCTTCACCAAACAATAACAGCACGCGCCCACCAAGCCCAGAGTCGATTGGCCATTCAAACCCCACAAATCCACACTCACCTTTCTTCAGAGAAGGAATATTACCGGTTGTTGTTGGTCAATAA